A window from Patescibacteria group bacterium encodes these proteins:
- a CDS encoding Smr/MutS family protein, whose translation MPKSWKLKMREGAGSPSEVAPPVSDIRGTILAAAGVNPETPQLDLHGKNVAEALRELDDFLDQAVYQSQRTGKIIFGIGTGALRKVVAMWLAEKKAEGEILEYRFSDRNVSATFLLLE comes from the coding sequence ATGCCAAAATCATGGAAATTGAAAATGCGCGAAGGTGCTGGTTCACCTAGCGAAGTTGCCCCACCAGTTTCGGATATCCGTGGCACCATATTGGCGGCAGCAGGGGTGAATCCAGAAACCCCACAGCTAGATTTACACGGGAAGAATGTGGCTGAAGCGCTTCGTGAGTTGGATGATTTTTTGGATCAAGCGGTGTACCAGAGTCAGCGCACAGGTAAGATAATTTTTGGTATCGGCACTGGCGCCTTACGAAAAGTTGTTGCGATGTGGTTAGCAGAGAAGAAAGCTGAAGGCGAAATTCTGGAGTATCGTTTTTCTGACCGTAACGTCAGCGCAACGTTCCTGCTACTTGAGTAG
- a CDS encoding heavy metal translocating P-type ATPase — protein MNNRINYLLLASIVLSATLAAVLYFVGSNLATTVLFVTLIVGSLPTGYRIIRSALRGQMGADFIALAAILTALIMGQYLAGVAILLMLTTGEALDSYAQGRATAELTKLLENTPRTAHRQQTNGQIEDIPIEAVVIGDTLIIKPSEIVPIDCVVIQGDITIDESAITGESLPVSKSPGSIVYSGSITTDQPFTARATSTSAASRYQTIVRLVRNAQEERSPIVRLADKYAGQFTIATFLLAGLAWFVSGDPTRMLAVLVVASPCPLILAAPIAMISGISKAASRGVIMKSGSALERLAGARGLIFDKTGTLTVGKPTAVRIVAFDAHTEDDVLSIAASVDQLSTHVFARAIVAEAQSKKLQLVYPEAFSEVISHGTVGTIKGTRYVVGSLQHIHKQKLAIPTTLAAIEATAREEGLSVVCVASETAILGYILFADVIQPDVHDLFQKIRSHSLQKIVMLTGDKIAVAEKISAAVGIEEYHAELLPEDKVLWVKKLQTEHGPMAMVGDGINDAPALAAASVGIAIAHGGATAASETGDIIITGAGIANIHDAIHIAQRSSQLAKQSIGVGMGLSIGLMVFAAFGYIPPVLGAVLQEVVDVIVIANALRLHLETIT, from the coding sequence ATGAATAATCGAATAAACTACCTGTTACTTGCCAGTATAGTCCTTAGTGCCACGCTGGCTGCTGTGCTCTACTTCGTGGGTAGTAATCTTGCTACTACCGTGCTATTCGTCACGCTCATTGTTGGCAGCCTCCCGACGGGCTATCGAATTATTCGCTCAGCGCTACGAGGCCAAATGGGTGCGGATTTTATTGCGCTTGCCGCCATTTTGACAGCACTTATCATGGGCCAGTATCTGGCTGGCGTTGCGATTCTCCTCATGCTCACCACGGGTGAAGCCCTAGATTCCTACGCCCAAGGTCGTGCCACGGCCGAGCTTACGAAGCTACTCGAAAACACACCACGCACAGCGCACCGACAACAAACGAATGGACAAATTGAAGACATACCCATAGAAGCAGTCGTTATTGGAGACACCCTCATAATTAAACCAAGCGAAATCGTGCCAATTGACTGTGTGGTTATCCAGGGCGACATCACAATAGATGAATCTGCTATCACCGGTGAAAGTTTACCCGTCAGTAAATCCCCAGGTTCAATTGTATACAGTGGCTCGATTACCACCGATCAGCCCTTTACTGCCCGAGCCACTAGCACAAGTGCAGCCAGCCGTTATCAAACAATTGTTCGCCTCGTACGCAATGCCCAGGAAGAACGCTCCCCCATTGTTCGCCTGGCGGACAAGTACGCTGGTCAATTCACCATTGCAACCTTTTTACTTGCCGGCCTGGCGTGGTTTGTTTCTGGTGACCCAACCCGCATGCTCGCTGTGCTTGTTGTTGCCTCGCCTTGCCCGCTTATACTTGCAGCACCCATAGCAATGATTTCTGGCATCAGTAAGGCTGCCAGCCGAGGCGTTATTATGAAAAGCGGCTCGGCACTTGAACGGTTAGCTGGCGCTCGAGGCCTTATTTTTGACAAAACCGGCACCCTCACGGTTGGGAAACCAACGGCTGTCCGTATTGTTGCTTTTGACGCACATACCGAAGATGACGTCCTCAGCATTGCCGCCTCAGTGGATCAACTTTCCACGCATGTTTTTGCTCGAGCTATCGTAGCTGAGGCACAAAGTAAAAAGCTTCAGCTTGTATACCCTGAGGCTTTTTCCGAAGTTATTAGTCACGGCACTGTCGGCACGATCAAAGGAACGCGCTACGTCGTTGGCTCCCTGCAACACATACATAAGCAAAAGCTAGCAATTCCCACAACACTCGCCGCAATCGAAGCAACGGCTCGTGAGGAAGGTTTGTCAGTCGTTTGTGTGGCCAGTGAAACTGCCATACTCGGATATATCCTGTTCGCTGATGTCATTCAACCTGATGTGCATGATTTATTCCAAAAAATACGTAGTCACTCGTTACAAAAAATTGTCATGCTAACGGGAGACAAAATCGCTGTGGCTGAAAAAATTTCCGCAGCGGTCGGCATTGAGGAATACCACGCGGAACTACTTCCGGAAGACAAAGTACTGTGGGTTAAAAAACTACAGACCGAGCACGGCCCCATGGCCATGGTTGGTGACGGCATTAACGACGCACCAGCTCTCGCCGCTGCCTCCGTTGGCATTGCCATCGCCCACGGTGGAGCAACAGCAGCATCCGAAACAGGTGACATTATTATCACTGGTGCCGGCATTGCCAACATTCACGATGCTATCCACATTGCCCAGCGTTCGAGTCAACTCGCGAAACAAAGTATCGGCGTTGGCATGGGTCTAAGTATCGGGCTTATGGTTTTTGCGGCGTTCGGTTACATTCCACCAGTACTCGGTGCGGTACTGCAAGAAGTCGTTGACGTTATTGTTATTGCCAACGCACTTCGACTACACCTTGAAACAATTACGTAA
- the uppP gene encoding undecaprenyl-diphosphatase UppP — protein MTYFDAIILGIVEGLTEFLPVSSTAHLILTSQVLGITADDFLKSFEIIIQLGAILAVVTLYWRSFLQWQVLMRLAVAFVPTGLVGILLYPFLKQYVLANTTVVLWALFLGGVVILVFEKWRGQSSITTTAEISELSYHTCFLIGCFQSVAIIPGVSRSGATIIGGLLLGLRRQTIVAFSFLLAVPTIAAASMLDIVKNYELFTRANVDLLVVGFVTAFIVALLSIRWLLHYVAKNDFTVFGYYRIGLAALYAFWR, from the coding sequence ATGACCTATTTTGACGCCATCATTCTCGGTATCGTTGAAGGGCTAACGGAGTTCTTGCCTGTTTCTTCAACGGCGCATCTTATTTTGACAAGTCAGGTGCTCGGAATTACGGCGGATGATTTTTTGAAAAGTTTTGAAATTATTATTCAGCTCGGTGCCATACTGGCTGTTGTGACCCTTTATTGGCGCAGTTTTTTGCAATGGCAAGTGCTTATGCGCTTAGCTGTAGCGTTTGTGCCAACCGGACTCGTTGGAATACTGCTCTATCCGTTTTTGAAACAATATGTACTTGCCAATACCACGGTTGTGCTCTGGGCACTGTTTCTTGGCGGTGTCGTTATACTTGTATTTGAAAAATGGCGCGGTCAGTCGAGTATAACGACGACTGCTGAAATTTCTGAACTTTCTTACCACACCTGTTTTTTAATCGGCTGTTTTCAGTCAGTTGCAATTATCCCAGGGGTGTCGCGTTCCGGCGCGACCATTATTGGTGGACTACTTTTGGGGCTTCGACGTCAAACAATTGTGGCGTTTTCTTTTTTGTTAGCAGTGCCAACAATTGCAGCGGCAAGTATGCTGGATATCGTAAAGAATTATGAACTGTTTACTCGGGCGAATGTGGACCTTCTGGTGGTGGGATTTGTAACGGCATTTATCGTTGCGCTACTCAGCATTCGTTGGTTACTTCACTATGTGGCAAAAAATGATTTTACTGTGTTTGGGTACTACCGCATTGGCTTGGCGGCATTGTACGCCTTTTGGCGATAG
- a CDS encoding VTT domain-containing protein yields the protein MISPAVIQFIIAHHVFGIFLGSVFFGESVILTAAFLSGQGLWSPVVVWWVALLGTVFSDSVWFLFGRQATTFVFRRYQKKYETVLATIEERFGTKPFLALLFIKFLYGTRILTLLYLATRRLRFSTFLFFDTAGAILWLTVMVLLGWLAGRGSVNLISYFGHVEVALLVLVLVFFTYQPITVWLSNRLLKK from the coding sequence ATGATTAGCCCTGCAGTTATCCAATTTATCATTGCTCATCACGTTTTTGGCATTTTTTTAGGCAGTGTTTTCTTTGGTGAAAGTGTTATTCTTACGGCTGCATTTTTGTCGGGACAGGGGTTATGGTCTCCGGTCGTGGTGTGGTGGGTCGCGTTACTCGGAACGGTATTCTCAGATAGCGTTTGGTTTTTATTTGGTCGTCAGGCAACGACTTTTGTCTTCCGTCGCTATCAAAAAAAATACGAAACGGTACTGGCGACTATTGAAGAGCGATTCGGCACCAAACCATTTTTGGCGTTACTATTTATTAAATTTCTCTACGGAACCCGTATTCTGACATTACTATATCTCGCTACCCGGCGACTTCGGTTCAGTACGTTTCTTTTTTTTGATACTGCCGGCGCCATACTGTGGCTAACGGTCATGGTGCTACTGGGCTGGTTGGCTGGTCGCGGTTCTGTGAACCTTATTTCGTATTTTGGTCATGTTGAAGTAGCGTTACTCGTATTAGTGCTCGTCTTTTTCACGTATCAGCCCATCACGGTATGGCTATCGAATCGTCTTCTCAAAAAGTAA
- a CDS encoding Fur family transcriptional regulator produces the protein MKKITVTSRNILKSKGLRVTASRVAILDTLLHAPGPLSIRGVLAGLTATTDQATVYRTLESLENCGAVRQVNLRHGHAHYEVASDDHHHVVCRNCGAVENFQECGIAAVRRKVLKQTKSFARIDEHALEFFGLCMRCSKKHA, from the coding sequence ATGAAAAAAATTACAGTCACTTCAAGGAATATCTTAAAATCAAAAGGTCTACGGGTAACTGCTTCACGCGTTGCTATTTTAGACACATTACTACACGCGCCTGGGCCGCTTAGTATCCGCGGTGTTCTTGCTGGGCTTACGGCGACGACTGATCAAGCGACCGTGTACAGAACACTTGAATCGCTTGAGAACTGCGGCGCTGTGCGGCAAGTCAATTTGCGTCATGGCCATGCGCACTATGAAGTTGCTTCAGACGACCATCATCACGTAGTGTGTCGAAACTGCGGAGCAGTAGAGAATTTTCAAGAGTGTGGTATTGCTGCTGTACGTCGAAAAGTATTGAAACAAACAAAATCTTTCGCTCGTATTGACGAACACGCCTTAGAATTTTTTGGACTTTGCATGCGCTGCTCTAAGAAACATGCGTAG
- a CDS encoding glycosyltransferase family 2 protein, whose protein sequence is MAIESSSQKVTAIVAAFNEAARIATVLDVLTTYTGFSEVIVVDDGSTDNLSEIVARYPVRLVRLQKNHGKAQALAAGVKVATGELLFFTDADIVGLTHSAIDKILEPVLYGEVAMCVGMRHRTVYYLRYVLAFTALLGGERALTKALWKLLPDYYKVRFRVETGLNFYAQHYSKGLSFVMLPGVTQVVKEKKFGFTIGLKRRIAMIGDILSAQLRLQLFAMPTSARGRQVVFFSMLSTVAGIFVGYIFLVAANRGPQLAVQLLFSDELQEDPSAPFLWWLVHVLSRVSAGVLASVGSVLVVLNTIVFLLNLRYFVTLISWRWKQVQR, encoded by the coding sequence ATGGCTATCGAATCGTCTTCTCAAAAAGTAACCGCCATTGTTGCCGCATTCAACGAAGCTGCACGAATAGCCACCGTGCTCGATGTTTTGACGACGTATACTGGATTTTCTGAAGTCATTGTGGTTGATGACGGTTCCACCGATAATCTGTCGGAGATTGTTGCCCGTTACCCAGTTCGATTGGTTCGTCTTCAAAAAAATCATGGTAAAGCTCAAGCCCTTGCTGCTGGCGTTAAGGTTGCCACGGGCGAACTCCTCTTTTTTACCGATGCCGATATCGTCGGCTTAACTCACTCAGCGATTGATAAGATTCTTGAGCCCGTATTGTACGGAGAGGTGGCAATGTGCGTGGGTATGCGACATCGAACGGTTTACTATTTGCGGTACGTATTAGCGTTCACGGCGCTTTTGGGTGGAGAACGTGCATTAACTAAAGCGCTATGGAAGTTATTGCCTGATTATTACAAAGTTCGTTTTCGGGTAGAAACTGGTCTTAATTTTTATGCGCAGCATTACAGTAAGGGTTTGAGCTTTGTCATGCTTCCTGGCGTTACACAGGTAGTAAAAGAAAAAAAATTTGGCTTCACGATTGGATTAAAACGTCGTATTGCCATGATTGGTGATATCTTGTCAGCGCAGTTAAGATTACAATTATTTGCCATGCCGACGAGTGCCCGTGGTCGACAAGTAGTATTTTTCTCGATGCTGTCGACTGTCGCGGGGATATTCGTTGGCTATATTTTTTTGGTGGCTGCCAATCGTGGCCCTCAACTTGCTGTACAGTTATTATTTTCTGATGAGCTACAAGAAGATCCATCAGCCCCGTTTCTGTGGTGGTTGGTTCATGTTTTAAGCAGAGTCAGTGCTGGAGTATTGGCAAGCGTGGGAAGTGTGCTGGTTGTTTTGAACACAATAGTTTTTCTGTTGAATCTTCGTTACTTTGTCACTCTAATTTCGTGGCGCTGGAAGCAGGTACAGCGTTAA